The nucleotide sequence TCACCACCCTGACCGACGCGCTGACCTCGCTGCACCCGGAGCTCGGCGACCGCTGAGGCGGCCGCCGAGCCCGGGTGATCGGTCAGGTGAAGATACTGACTCCGCCGGGGCCGACCAGCAGACCGAGCACGATCAGGACGATCCCCCAGACGATCTCCTTGCGGACGATCGCGACGACGCCGGCGACCACAAGGACGACGGCGAGGATCCACAACAGGGTGGCCATCAGAGAGTCCCCTCTCTAGGGCGCCGGGACGACGCCGTGCACTCTCCGTGGTGGACAACCGCAGCGATTCTCAAACCCCGACCGGAAGAAGGCCTGCTCACGGGTGAACCGGTGGCAGGCAACCTGATCGCCTGTCACCCGTTGTGACCGTCAGGGCGCCAGCGTCGGATCGCAGTCGCGCAGCAGCTGGATGCAGCGCTCGTGCTCTCCGTGCTCCCCGATCGCCTCGGCGGCCGTCGCCAGGGCCTGCACGCACCGCAGGAAGCCGCGGTTGGGCTCGTGCGACCACGGCACCGGGCCGAAGCCCTTCCACCCGTTGCGGCGCAGCGAGTCCAGCCCGCGGTGGTAGCCGGTGCGGGCGTAGGCGTAGGCCTCGATGGTGTCGGTCAGCTGGCGCTCGGGACGGGTCAGCGCCGCCTCGGCCAGCGTGGCCCACAGGGCGCTCACCGTGGGGTGGTGGGCGACGGTCTCGGCGGCCGTCGCGCCCTGCGCCAGCTCGGCGTCGGCCTCCGGGGTCGGCGGCAGCAGCGTCGCGGGCGGCTCGCCCAGCAGGTTGTGGTGGGAGTGGCTCATGCTCACGCCCCCTGCGACTGACCGGCCGAGAGCAGGTGCTCGCAGGCCTCGACGATCCGGGCGGCCATGCCGGTCTCGGCCGCCTTGAGGTAGCCGCGCGGGTCGTAGGCCTTCTTGTTGCCGACCTCGCCGTCGATCTTCAGCACGCCGTCGTAGTTGCTGAACATGTGGCCGGCGATCGGGCGGGTGAAGGCGTACTGGGTGTCGGTGTCGACGTTCATCTTCACCACGCCGTAGGAGAGCGCCTCGCGGATCTCCTCGGGCGCGGAGCCCGAGCCGCCGTGGAAGACCAGGTTGAACGGCTTGGCGCCCTCGCCCAGGTCGAACTCCTTGGCCACGAGGGCCTGGCCGCGCTGCAGCACGTCGGGGCGCAACTTCACGTTGCCGGGCTTGTAGACGCCGTGCACGTTGCCGAAGGTGGCGGCCAGCAGGTAGACGCCCCGCTCGCCCAGGCCCAGCTGCTGGGCGGTGCGCAGGAAGTCGCCGTCGGCGGTGTAGAGCTTCTCGTTGATCTCGGCGACGACGCCGTCCTCCTCGCCGCCGACGATGCCGATCTCCAGCTCGAGCACGATCTTGGCCGCCGCGGCCTTCTCCATGAGCTCCTCGGCGATGTCGAGGTTCTCGGTGAGCTCGATCGCCGACCCGTCCCACATGTGCGACTGGAACAGCGGCGCCTGGCCGGCGTCCACCCGGTCCTTCGACAGCGCGATCAGCGGGCGGACGTAGGAGTCCAGCTTGTCCTTGGGGCAGTGGTCGGTGTGCAGCGCGACGTTGACCGGGTACTTCTCGGCCACCACGTGCGCGAACTCGGCCAGGGCCACCGCGCCGGTGACCATGTCCTTCACCCCGGTGCCGGAGCCGAACTCCGCACCCCCGGTGGAGAACTGGATGATCCCGTCACTGCCGGCGTCGGCGAAGCCGCGCAGCGCCGCGTTGATCGTCTCGGAGGAGGTGCAGTTGATCGCCGGGTAGGCGAAACCGCCCTCCTTGGCCCGGCTGATCATGTCGGCGTAGACCTCGGGGCTGGCGATGGGCATGCGGGCACTCCTCCGTCGGGAACGGCTGTACTGCGCTGTACGTGCGGACGTCGGTGATCAGTATCGCGCTGCGCCCCCCGCCTGCGACAGCGTGGGCGGCAGCGGAGCCCGACCGGGCGACACCGGGGCCGGCCGGTGGTGGCGGCTCAGCCCTGCTCGATCCGGCTGACCACCCGCGCGGCGACGACCACGGGGTCGTAGGTCGGGGAGAACGGCGGCGCGTAGGACAGGTCGGAGCCGGCGAGGTCCTCGGCGGTCATCCCCGCCCAGATGGCGGCGGCCAGCACGTCGATCCGCTTGCCGGAACCGGGGCCACCGACGATCTGGGCGCCGAGCAGCCGCCCCGACCCGGCCTCGCTCAGCAGCTTGATCGCGATCTCCTCGGCGCCGGGGTAGTAGCCGGCCTTCGTCGTCGCCTCGATCGTGTCGGTGCGGTAGTCGAACCCGGCCTGCTCGGCCTCGGTGGTGCACAGCCCGGTGCGGCCGATCTCCAGGTCGCCCACCTTGGTCAGGGCCGTGCCCAGGACACCGGCGAAGCGGGCCGCCCGGCCGCCGATGACCGAGCCGGCCACCCGGCCCTGCTTGTTCGCGTGGGTGCCCAGCGCGATGTGGGTGGCCTCGCCGGTGACCCGGTGGAAGGTCTGCGAGCAGTCGCCGGCGGCGTAGATCTCCGGGTGCGAGCGGGTGCGCTGCGTGCGGTCGACGGCGATGGCGCCGGTGGTGCCCAGCCGGATCCCGGCGCGCTCGGCCAGCCCCACCTCCGGGCCCATGCCGAGGCCGAGCACGATCAGGTCGGCGTCGTAGCTGCCGGCGTCGGTGCGCACGCCGCGGGCGCGGCCGGACTCGTCGACCAGGATCTCCCGCACCGCCTGGTCGGGGTGCATCTCCATGCCCATGGCGCCCATGCCGGCGCACACCCGTTCGGCCATGTCGGCGTCGAGCAGCTGCATCGGCAGCGGGTCGGCGAGGACGACGGTGACCTCCAGCCCGCGCCGCTGCAGGGCCTCGGCCATCTCCAGCCCGATGTAGCCGCCGCCCAGGACCAGCGCCCGGCGCGGCCCGGCGTCCAGCGCGGCGCGGATCGCGGCGCCGTCGTCGAGCCGGTGGACGCCGAAGACACCCGGGGCGTCCAGGCCGGGGATCGGCGGCCGGTTCGGGCGCCCCCCGGTCGCCACCAGCAGCCGGTCGTAGCCGATCCGCTCGCCGGTGTCGGTGACCACCTTCCCGGCGCCGGCGTCGATCTCCGTCGCCCGGGTGCCGGTGTGCACGGTGATGTCCCGGGCGGCGAACTCCACCGGCGTCCGAGCGATCAGGTCGTCCCGGTCCTCGACCTGCCCACCGACCCAGTACGGGATGCCGCAGGCGGAGTAGGAGACGACGTCGCCCTGCTCCAGCACGACGATCTCCAGGTCGTCGGCCGTCCGCAGCCGGCGGGCCTGGGCCGCCGCCGACATCCCCGCCGCGTCGCCGCCGATGACGACCAGTCGCTCGGTGCTCATGGGTCCAGCCTGGCATCCGGGGGCGACGGGCGGCAGCTCATCGGGAGCGGAACCCGGGCCCGGCCGCCGTCCCGGCGCGGAAGACCTTGCCGGGGTTGAGCAGGCCGCCGGGGTCGAGGGCGGACTTGATCGAGCGGTGCACGTCCAGCGCCACCGGGCCGATCTCCCGCTCCAGCCAGTCCACCTTCAGGTTCCCCACGCCGTGCTCGCCGGTGATCGTGCCGCCGAGGGCCAGCCCGAGCTCGAGGATGTCGTCGAACGCGCCGAAGGCCCGCGCTCGCTGGCCGTCGTCGGTGGGGTCGAACACGACGGTGGGGTGCATGTTGCCGTCACCGGCGTGGCCGACGACGCCGATGACCAGCCCGCGCGCCGCGGCGATGGCGTCGCAGCCGTCGAGGAACGCGGCGATCCGGGACCGCGGGACGGCGACGTCGTCGATCAGCGTGCTGCCCAGCCGCTCCAGCGCGGGCAGGGCCATCCGCCGGGCGGCCAGCAGCAGGTCGCCCTCGGCCTGGTCCTCGGTCGTGTGCACGAACTCGGCCCCGGCCTCCCGGCAGAGCCCGGCGAGGACCGCGATCTCCGCGGCGGCGGCCGCTCCCCCGGTGTCGGACTGCGCCACCAGCAGCGCGTGCGCCGAGCGGTCGAGGTCGGCCTTCAGCAGGTCGTCGACCGCGCGGATGCAGGTGTTGTCCATGACCTCCAGCAGGCTGGGTACCAGCCCCGCGGTCACGACGCGCTCGACCACCTGACCGGTCTGCGCCGTCGTGGCGAAGGTGGCGACGAGGGTCACCGGCTCCTTCGGGGCCGGGCGGAGCGCGAGGGTCGCCTCGGTGATGATCCCGAGCGTCCCCTCCGAGCCCACGAACAGCCGGGCCAGGTCGTAGCCGGCCACGCCCTTGACCGTGCGCCGGCCGGTGCGCAACACGCGCCCGTCGGCGAGCACGACCTCCAGGCCGAGCACGTAGTCGGTGGTGACCCCGTACTTCACGCAGCACAGGCCACCGGAGTTCGTGGAGAGGTTGCCGCCGATCGTGCACCAGTCGTAGCTGGAGGGGTCCGGTGGGTAGAACAGCCCGGCCCCGGCGACGGCGTCGCGCAGCTGCTTGTTGACCACGCCCGGCTGGACGACGGCGAGCCGGTCGGCCGGGGAGACCTCCAGGACGGCGTCCATCCGGGTCATCACCACGGTGATCGCGCCGTCGACGGCGTTGCTGGACCCGGCCAGGCCGGAGCCGGCGCCGCGCGGCACCACGGGGATGCCGTGGCGGGTCGCCGTCCGCAGCACCGCGACGACGTCGTCCGTGCAGCGCGGGAAGACCACCGCGGCCGGGGTGCCGGCCGGGGCGAGCATGGCCTGGTCGCGGGCGTACGAGGAGGTGACGCCGGGGTCGAGGAGGACGCCGTCGGCGCCCAGCGCGTCCTGCAGTTCGGCCACCCACGCCGTCGTCACTGTGGTCACCGTCACACGGTACGACTCCGCCGTCACCACGATCAGGGACCCTGATCGTGGCGCGTCCTCCCTCATGTCCCACGGTGAGGGAGGACGCTCGATGATCAGGGAAGCTGATCCCGGCGGGTCAGGCGAGGCCGAGGTCGGCGAGGGTGAAGGCGGCGCGGTACTGGAACCCGGCCTCCTCCACCGCCGCGCGCCCACCCCGGTCGACGATCACCGCGACCGCCACCACCTCGGCGCCGGCCTCCTGCAGCGCCTGCGCGGCGGTGAGCGGGCTGCCGCCGGTCGTGGAGACGTCCTCGACCACGAGCACCGCCCGGCCGGCGACGTCGGGGCCCTCGATGCGGCGCTGCAGCCCGTGCGCCTTGCCGGCCTTCCGCACGACGCACGCGTCGAGGAAGCCCTCGCCCGCCGCCGCGGCGTGCAGCATGGCCGCGGCGACCGGGTCGGCGCCCAGGGTCAGCCCGCCGACGACGTCGTAGCGCAGGTCGCCGGTGAGCTGGCGCATCACGCGGCCGACCAGCGGTGCGCCCTCGTGGTGCAGCGTCAGCCGGCGCATGTCGATGTACCAGTCGGCCTCCTTGCCCGAGGAGAGCGTGACCTTCCCGTGCACCACGGCGAGGTCGACGATCAGCTGGAGCAGCCGGTCGCGATCGGGCAGGGTCGGGGCAGCCGTCATGCAGCCGACCCTACTGAGGCGCGGGGACGGGGCACGTCGCTGCGCGGACGCACCCGGGCGAGCACCCGTCCTCAGGAGGTGGGGGCGAGCACCTGGTCGATGATGTAGACGGTGGCGTTGGCGGTCTGCACGTTCCCGCAGATCACCGAGGCCTCCATCTGGCCGAGGAGGGTGCCGTCGGCGCCGATCGTGAAGTCCTCGCCGGAGCCCTCGATGGTGACCTCGTCGTTGTTCAGCGTGGTGTGCGTGCCGGCCAGCTCGTCGGGCGCCAGACGGCCGGGGATCACGTGGTGGGTGAGCACCGCGGTCAGCTGCGGGGTGTCGGCCAGCAGTTCGTTCAGCGCGTCGGCCGGCACGGCCTCGAACGCCGGGTCGGCCGGAGCCAGCACG is from Blastococcus sp. HT6-4 and encodes:
- a CDS encoding FAD-dependent oxidoreductase, whose translation is MSTERLVVIGGDAAGMSAAAQARRLRTADDLEIVVLEQGDVVSYSACGIPYWVGGQVEDRDDLIARTPVEFAARDITVHTGTRATEIDAGAGKVVTDTGERIGYDRLLVATGGRPNRPPIPGLDAPGVFGVHRLDDGAAIRAALDAGPRRALVLGGGYIGLEMAEALQRRGLEVTVVLADPLPMQLLDADMAERVCAGMGAMGMEMHPDQAVREILVDESGRARGVRTDAGSYDADLIVLGLGMGPEVGLAERAGIRLGTTGAIAVDRTQRTRSHPEIYAAGDCSQTFHRVTGEATHIALGTHANKQGRVAGSVIGGRAARFAGVLGTALTKVGDLEIGRTGLCTTEAEQAGFDYRTDTIEATTKAGYYPGAEEIAIKLLSEAGSGRLLGAQIVGGPGSGKRIDVLAAAIWAGMTAEDLAGSDLSYAPPFSPTYDPVVVAARVVSRIEQG
- the pyrE gene encoding orotate phosphoribosyltransferase, with the protein product MTAAPTLPDRDRLLQLIVDLAVVHGKVTLSSGKEADWYIDMRRLTLHHEGAPLVGRVMRQLTGDLRYDVVGGLTLGADPVAAAMLHAAAAGEGFLDACVVRKAGKAHGLQRRIEGPDVAGRAVLVVEDVSTTGGSPLTAAQALQEAGAEVVAVAVIVDRGGRAAVEEAGFQYRAAFTLADLGLA
- the fbaA gene encoding class II fructose-bisphosphate aldolase, whose product is MPIASPEVYADMISRAKEGGFAYPAINCTSSETINAALRGFADAGSDGIIQFSTGGAEFGSGTGVKDMVTGAVALAEFAHVVAEKYPVNVALHTDHCPKDKLDSYVRPLIALSKDRVDAGQAPLFQSHMWDGSAIELTENLDIAEELMEKAAAAKIVLELEIGIVGGEEDGVVAEINEKLYTADGDFLRTAQQLGLGERGVYLLAATFGNVHGVYKPGNVKLRPDVLQRGQALVAKEFDLGEGAKPFNLVFHGGSGSAPEEIREALSYGVVKMNVDTDTQYAFTRPIAGHMFSNYDGVLKIDGEVGNKKAYDPRGYLKAAETGMAARIVEACEHLLSAGQSQGA
- a CDS encoding FAD-linked oxidase C-terminal domain-containing protein — its product is MTTVTTAWVAELQDALGADGVLLDPGVTSSYARDQAMLAPAGTPAAVVFPRCTDDVVAVLRTATRHGIPVVPRGAGSGLAGSSNAVDGAITVVMTRMDAVLEVSPADRLAVVQPGVVNKQLRDAVAGAGLFYPPDPSSYDWCTIGGNLSTNSGGLCCVKYGVTTDYVLGLEVVLADGRVLRTGRRTVKGVAGYDLARLFVGSEGTLGIITEATLALRPAPKEPVTLVATFATTAQTGQVVERVVTAGLVPSLLEVMDNTCIRAVDDLLKADLDRSAHALLVAQSDTGGAAAAAEIAVLAGLCREAGAEFVHTTEDQAEGDLLLAARRMALPALERLGSTLIDDVAVPRSRIAAFLDGCDAIAAARGLVIGVVGHAGDGNMHPTVVFDPTDDGQRARAFGAFDDILELGLALGGTITGEHGVGNLKVDWLEREIGPVALDVHRSIKSALDPGGLLNPGKVFRAGTAAGPGFRSR
- a CDS encoding GPGG-motif small membrane protein translates to MATLLWILAVVLVVAGVVAIVRKEIVWGIVLIVLGLLVGPGGVSIFT
- a CDS encoding DUF3151 domain-containing protein, whose product is MSHSHHNLLGEPPATLLPPTPEADAELAQGATAAETVAHHPTVSALWATLAEAALTRPERQLTDTIEAYAYARTGYHRGLDSLRRNGWKGFGPVPWSHEPNRGFLRCVQALATAAEAIGEHGEHERCIQLLRDCDPTLAP